The DNA window TTTATAAATCACAAATGAGTCGGAAAATCAGTGGCCCttgaaagtatgcaacactttTTGCAATCCGCTTTTAAAACCTTGTTTCTCTTTGGAAAATAGTATTTCCAAAGTTCTATCAGCTTAATTGGGAAATGGTTAACCTATTTTAGATTTGCAAAACATATACAACTGCCATTGTTTTCACAAATTCTTTGTTTGTCCACTTGACCCTGCCCGATCTTCTTcgaagttaattaaaaatgcatgagCAATTATCGATTCTACGAATCATTTCATGGCATTCGCATTGAAGGCTGGCCCATAAATCTCCCCGGCTTCGAATCGAGATCAATGCACGTGCGAATCCCAACATCCAAGTGCTGGGAATGTTTAGAAAGACCCAAAATGCACCGGCAATTCGAGAGCAAATTGCGCAGTCGCAGAGTGGACAGCAAGATAAATGACCTGCTGACCCAGCCCATAAACGATGCTGTCACTGGGCAGATAGTTCCCAAAGTCAGCCAAAGAAAGATAATAgtagtaataataaaatagaCAGCAAACTGCGACAGACAGAAGAAAGAGTACTGCACTGTAGAATAAACACGCCAGGATATCAAGTGTACATGTCTCAGCTCGACTCTTTTCGGATCGTATCgtatcggatcggatcggatgggatgggatggcgAAGAGCATGAGTTATGTTGCTCGGACTGCGAAAGATCTCCAGTTTCTGGTTTCTGCACTTGCAACTGCAGTGGAAATCGCCGGCATTGTGCCCGGATAGATGGCCCGAAAGAGAGTATCGTGGGAATGGGCATTGTGACAAAAActcgaaaaaaaaaggaaaattatCTGTGGGCTTCAAGTGTCGCCAATGCCCGAGTCTCAGTCGTGTTTTCTTAGACAAATGTGTCCAATTTTCAGTTGTTGTCCCATTTTTTCTTCCCACTGGCCACAAAGAAAGTGTAGTACGCGTTTACCATGCGACCGACATCCTCGATCCTTCGTCCTTGCAGCCTCGCATCCTTGGGCTCAAGTGGTCAACGCTGGGAAAGACAATCGCAGACAGTCTAATTTGTGCGCGGGCCACTTGAGTCTGGGAATGGAAAAGAAAGGTTGGGCGTGCACCTCTCCGTGGACAAAAGTGAAGGAGTAGTCCTGCACCGAGTGTCCTGCACCGAGGGCAGATGCATTTGGCGTGCGTGGGAGTCAATTTTGTGAGGGCCAGTGTGGGCACGATGACGCAAGGGACATTATATAGTATTCCCTAAATGCACTTTCTCACGACCCAAAAGTAAGGTGTCAATTTTGGAGAAGGCAGAAAGCCGAGATTCCCAACGTGACTCTTTTCAAATCCAATTTCATGAGGAGAAAACGAATGTAATCTTTctgcaataaatattttgctatAGAAATGTGGATAGCCAGTGGTTTATTCCGCAAGCCAAGTTGATCGTATCAAACTGAATCTTAAGCAAAATTTGTATACTTTTTTTATGGACTTTTACTTTGAAAATCATATCCCACGGACCATGCACATGTTACTTCTACTTTGGACTATAACCTGTTGGTCAGGAATTAAGCATTATTTATGATCCGAAGCGACGTTTTATGGCCATTAACACCGACTCTTCCGGTCGAAAAGGTCGCAATGTATCGTAAATCAATGGAATCCCGATAAAATAACTGCGATATATACTTAACACAAAGGTTCAGATAGGGCGGAGATTGCATGAATGGATCGCGGCGAAGAAGAACGAAGGTACATACGTCGATTTGGACACGGATGTGGCAACAATGTTGCTAAGTCTGTGCAAACATTTGAAAGTTTGCTCAGAGATAAGTGATCCCAACTGTTCGATAAGCGTGGCATGGGGCAGCTACATGCTCGATAGGGCATCCAGCAGATAAAAAGTAAGGGTATCAGCATAAGAGTCTCGAGAAATCCGCGCTGTTTCCTTCATTTTTGGGCTGGTGATAAAATGAAAGTGAAAAAACCTCTGCTGACTGCCGAGTAATGTTTGTGCGATAAGCAAACATCAGATACGCAGATATGCCACAGATGCAgtccagatacagatacatttggTCTCCAGATACGAGCTGGCCGACAGAAGTGTGCAAACATATTTGAACTTAGTTAAAAGCGCGTAAAAAGTCGATAAATGTCACTTATCTGtttgtataaataataataaagccCACAGTGGTCAGGGGAGTGTGGAAGTTGACTGGCCAAAAGGGGGGTTCACGACTTATCTTTCACTATAAGATGATGCCATACATTTCACTTGGATCGCTTTACTACAAAGCTACGATAGATCACACAATTTCGTTCAGTGTAAGTTGTAGAGGAAACATGAGTCTGCGGGTTGCGCAGAAACGGAAATCGGAGCGAGTGATGCAAATACGGCGAACAAAAAAAGAGAATTAGCGCCAGCTGCAGTCGAGTGACGTCACCGAGATATCGGCTGAACATACGCCCCCGGTTTTAACCCCCCACAGTCCGCTTAACCCGCATGTGTGCGCCAGTGATAAACCGAGTTTTTATGAATGGAAGAAACGGACTTCTGATTGCTTTATAACCGGCGTTTCGTTATTTGCCGCTTCTTATCAATGGAACCCGGCGAGAATGCGGCGATAAGTCGCCTCTTTTGAACACTGACCTTGGGGGACGGCCAAAAGATACTGTCATAAGACCAGATGATATATCCCGCGACGAGAGTGTGTGCAAATAATGGGGCGCTACGCGGAGCACATGTGTGTATCTGCAAATCATATTTTATCCTACTGCGGAAACGACTGCGACGTGCTCCCAGAAGAATTGCTCGTCTTCTCCAATTTCGCGTCGAATTTTAGTCAAGCGATTCGCTACAATTCCATTCCAGTCGGCAATTTATGCAGACTTATCGCATATGCCACATCGTACGAGTATGCATATATCTGCATACATATGTCATATGTTCGCGAacactttattttattttattttatttgattttcagCTTCTTTCAATATTTACTAAGCCCGGCGCGTGCTTTGGTTTGTGAATGAAGCGAATTATGTGTTATATGCATATTGTCGGGGGTATGATTCAATTGATCCAATTCCCAAGCCAAGCCAATACTCTGTTTTATTGGGGCCTCAAGTGCTGTCAGCTTTGATAAGATTCCAAACATTATATACTTAGCAGggcatttccatttctatttTCAAGAATTATTGTGTATTTTGTGATATTGGTAAAAAATGTTGCTGACTTTTCGCATTTTTATACCCTCACAAATAAGGGTATTGTGGTTAAGCAACATCTTAAATTTACGTACATTTGAAGAGTATTTCAATATTCGATCGTGAAAAAGCTAAGCCTTGTTGATCCATAACACACAGCTGTGTTTGTGGGTATGTCAGCTATTTCGCGAATAACCGAAACAGTTAAGTGAAAAACGGAGAATACCCGGTCATATTCCTAGAAATAATCACATGAATCCATAAACATCAACCGCATTCCTGAACAGTCGGGTTTTATCGCTTTCCGGGTCATCTGTGAATGGGACTTCTGGCCACTCCCCGCCATTGACCAGAATCATCATATTGAATGGCCGGTGCTGTATCTCTAAGATATTCCTGGAACACATTTGGGTGACACAGTCGCGGCCTCTTCAAAACGATTCGAGCCCCCGCCGCCTGGTGAGGGTTTTATTATACTTTAGGATCGCGGACAAAGGATGAGTGCTGGTTCGGTTGGATCGGAAACCTAGAAATAATGCTGGACAAAAGTGTTAAGGTTGCGTAGAGAAATTGTTTGGAAAATATGAATTACAAGGCACTCGAAGCGAGTCCAAAACTCCCCGAAGAGTTACCTGCCGCGCTCTGCACGATTTTTCCCATTATGCGAGGCATTGTGGCAGGTTGCTCGACTCTGCTTCTCGTTGCATCCACACTTTTTTAAGTGCCTGCCGTAAAAAATCATCGTTCTGGTTCGCGCGATCCTTGAAGTAGGTGTTAAACAAACAGCAGCCCGATGAGAAGCTGTGCGAAATCTCTCTACAAGGCAAAATATATATCGCAAAAGGACGAAAGAATGGCATCCAAGGGGGTAAAGGTGAAAGGAGCAGAGGAATCCTTTATGGAAAATAACTTCTGTTCAATTTGAGAGGCGACTTGAAAGTGCTCCTCGAAGGTATCTTGTGGTTTTTAAGGCTTGACCTTAAGATACTTGAATTCTGAACACTTGAGCTCATATTTCTAAGGAGTACTGCTGTTTTTACTAAAAGCAGTCCTTACAATTTGTTCATATATCCACTGTTATTTTAGAGGACGGACCGTACAATGCTTTTCTTAGAGCATTTTTGAAGTCATCATATTGCCGGtgattatatattttctttggcAATGTTCTCAATAGcctttagtttatttatttatttactttgaaAACTTATCACTCCGCTTTGATAACAGCTAGTTGTTATAACACAAagtcatttctttttatttagcAGTTCGAAGTTCTAAACTGCTGAGAACTGTGCAGAAACAATAGTATTGTTACAATTACTAGATTTATTTGTCCCGCTAAAAAAACCTACGTATTACATGCCTTTAACAAGACACGTTTATAGCATGACTATGGCCATTCAATGGCCTAGACAAAGGCCATTTAAAAACCCATTTCATacaattaataacaataaaattacACTAAAATTGCAACAACACCGCACACCCCCAACAAGGCGGAACACAAAGGACACAAAGGCCATTGTCGCAGGATCTGATCCActtgccaccgccgccgctaTTCAAAGTAACTCGTAACTCTGGTCGCTTCATTCACGAAACGCACTGTACTATATAGTCGGGCACTGGGACACAATGGGCGTGGCTCTGCGCACTCGACTTCGAAATCCAGAGACACCGAGTTGCAGGAACACATTGCACGTGCGTGAGTGCAACAATTGTCCTGCGAACTGCAATTGTGTCATGTCCTGATCGCTGCTCGATCCTGTTTATCCTGCACTGTCCAGCTCGAGAAGTGTACTTTTCCATTTAAGATCAGCGATGTGAAAATTTCCAAGACGTGATTTTTACGTTGTTTTTTCCTCAAAGCGTAGCCATTGAGCCATTGTTTGCGCAGTTCATTAGTTGCCAGGACTCGAGTTCATTTCGGTGGACACGTACATGTCGGGAAAATGCCGCCAAAAACGGTAGGACGGATTTTCCTGCCAAGCTTTGCCGCCTCAGCTGCGGTTGAgtgtttttttgtgtgcttCTTGCGAGTTTGGTGCTTCGAACATTAAACTAATTTATCACCAATATATGCCAGGATCCTGGGCGCAGGATGGGCTGGGAAAGGACACCCCTTTCGGTGGGAATCGCTCGTGTGTTGGACTTTTGTGTCTACTTACcataatgaaaacattttcaaatattttatgcaaagTCCTGACATGACCTTTGCCGAACCTCAACTGCCGCGTCTCCCGTTGCGCTCGATGTCCTGTCCCGAGTGTCCCGAATGGGAACTGCAGCACACACATGTATGGATATCTCATCCCATCCCTTACCGGTTCGTAATTTGCGATCTGAACTAGTTTTCGGCGTGGCTCTGTCATTATGTAGATTTTTCAGTCCGCGAGTACACGATCGCCCCACAAAAATTGGAAGGGGAATCCGAATACTTAGTGGAATACAccgatgttgttgctgttagTCGGGATGTTCCATGTTCATCGGGTTTGTTTACGGGGGTCATCAGAACTGGGATTTGTTCTCACAGGAAATATATGTGTGCTAGACCATAAACCTTGAAAGCACAAAGAGAACCAGATAACGATCCAGTCCAAATGTATCCACCGGCAAATGGGAAAAGGCAACACAAAGCCGCAATTTGGCTGGTGAAAATCATCGAGGTCGATCCATTTGCAGGACCATATACCCATTTATATGTGTAGCTCTCCTACATATCCGCCTCCGCCGCGATGAGTGACTGCCGGGTTTGACTGTCTAGGCCGCAGGTACGTAGCGATTAACCGCCGAGCTATTGCCACCGCAATTAGGATCGCATCGGAGCGGGATGCCCGAGATCCCaataaaagccaaattgaatcGGATTTGGGAGCGGGCAACTAGTGCAGGACCTGCAAGGATGCAGCTGATAATGGCAAAGAATTGCGTCGTCACAGGTTCACAGAGATGGCCGGCCAAAAAGGAAGACAAGTAGTGCTGGGGGGGAAAAGGTAGAACAATTTTTTAACATCAAACGAATAAAGGTCGCTCTCGCACACTCGTATTTACTTTGGAAAAGGGAGCTCCTGATTTGTTGCAAGATTTCTTCGTAAATGGCATAAAAAACCGCTCGAGAAACAAGGCGACAAGCCGTGGGATCGCCGTGGCTGCGGCTGTGGATCGTTGTTAAGATTGTTAATGGCACCCGACCTGTTCACGTCCACGATCTCACAATGTTGGACAATTAACACGGCCCAGCAAGAAGAAAGCCAGGTTTTTGGAGGCACATCCTTGGGAATGTCGGGCAGAACAGAGGCCGCTACAGAAATCAAGGCCCCCTATTTCATCGCATTTATCGCATTCCCGCGCCCCTTATGAATTGTTCATATTTTGTGGATCATTCGGGCCGAGGCAGTACCGCCATCAGCTGATCCAGGGGATTAATTATGTTGACAGGTTGCTGCGATTCAAGTGCCTTTGAATTGGAATTAACTTCTTGTGTAATATGTTCACGTTTCATTCAAGCAGCTCCTTTCATATCTTCCAGGAATCTACGTAACATCCTTCGGCTTCCCTTAATTTAGAAAGTGTCCAACTTATGTAATGTATGCCATTTCCTTTTAATGAAACTGTTCTTTGATGTTTCTTGGGAAATGTTGCTTAgctaatattatattatatgaaatatgatatatatatgatatgatTTGCATTTGGCAGGTCCTACTTTTTCTGTGCGTACATCTGATCCACAAACTTCGAAATGCTGGGTCGGACTTGCATCTCGCTGAGCTGTAGGTCGACGTAGTTCTTGGTTTTCCGATAAGCTTCCACATTAGTGTAGCAGTGATGGACGTAGTTCTGACCCAAACTGGATAGTACGGCGTAGCGGAGATCTGACTTGGAAACTTTTCGAAGAACAGGTTTGGGCTCAGGCACTAGGGGAGTGATCGGCAGAAGGCTCGGCAAGGATGGGAGCACTGGGCTAGAGTCGGGTGGAGATATCTTAAAAATAACTTTTTGAACGGCTTTATCACTGGAAGTTTGTGGCTCCAGAGTTGGGAGCACTGGACTAGAGGCAGGGGGTGGTGGAGATATCTTAAAAGTAACTTTTGGAACAGATTTACTAGGAGTTTGAGGCACCTTTGGAGCGGGTGGATCAGCAGACTTGTAGGGCACGGCATCCACTTTCTTTCGGATGCTTAGTAGAAGCTTTGCCGAACTGGAAAGACCCTTCTCCAGTGCCCTCACCTCGTCTGAACTGGGTTCGAATTCCAACAAGTTGAAGCTCCAGCGGGAGATTCCATTGTCTTTCGTTAATGCATAGGCATAGTTTCGATCAGATTTTCTGGGGGTAAATGGGTTATAAGCCGTGGGTTCTACCAGTTTTTGAAGAAGCAACGATCTGTTAGTTGGTGGCTTGCAATTCTCCTCTAATTCTTTCTCTGCCTGCCCTACAGGAGCTTTGAGTGGCTGCGAAATCGTGGCCTTTGGTTTATTTAGGGTCCCAGAGTTTTGACGACTTCCATTAATTGTACTTTTCTCTTTCGCCTTGCGACAGTTCAATAGTTGTCCCTTGATCAGATGTGGACTCGATTCGATGGCACGCTCCATGTAAGAAGTGCGACCAAACAGCACCATGGCGTAGTTTATGTTACCCGTGCCGTTCCTCACGCTGACCCTCTCCAAATCCCCGAAATTACTGAAATAGGTGAATACATCCCGATGGGTAATGGCCTGGTCCAGGTCGGGAATGAACATCAGGCGATCGTTTTTCGCCTCGGGAGGCAGTCGTTTGGGTGGCTGGACTACCACTGTGCCAGGCTGGTACGGTTGGAGCTTCTCTTGTAGGGAATGGAAATGTGCTAGAATAGTGGAGGATTGAAAGTCCGTAAGAAGCTCAAAGTCCCTAATAGCCGCCCTCACCTGCCTTTTCCTCATAGACACTAGCTTGTTCAGTGATTATGGCTTCCCCAAGCTGGGCTTCACTAATCCTGGCTCTTTTTGGCGAAGGACACGAATCAAGTCCAGGCAAGTCCAATGGCGTGTTGGTCACCCCCAGGGGTTCAAGGGAAATCAATGAGCCCCACGAACTATCCATGCTTAGCAGTGTTTTTAAAGCCAAGTTGAAATATGCTTGGTTGATATACAATCCCAAAGCCAACCCGATCAATGACTATTTATTCTTAGAGTCGTGGAAGGGTAGTTTTCCTTTAAAAATTGCGATTCATACCAATAAAGTCCCACATTTTTACGCAGAATCAAAAGTCTATCCCCTGAGGTTTCCCCAAATCCTTATGAGTCAAACCTACTCAAACCTTTCCCAttgcataaatataaattgcacTTTCCGTTCATTGAGGCCTGGGAAAATTTGTATCCGTTTCGCACAAGGAAATGATTTGGCAAACTGAGCACAAATATTTTCATCggaaattttataaatattttatgaaacTGAAGGATCAAAGTCGAAGCCCCATTCAAGGTCCCCAGAGTGGTTGCCGTGCCATGAATGAATATTCGTAACGGTCGGCATTCCGGCT is part of the Drosophila sechellia strain sech25 chromosome 3R, ASM438219v1, whole genome shotgun sequence genome and encodes:
- the LOC6612685 gene encoding uncharacterized protein LOC6612685, whose translation is MDSSWGSLISLEPLGVTNTPLDLPGLDSCPSPKRARISEAQLGEAIITEQASVYEEKAEKLQPYQPGTVVVQPPKRLPPEAKNDRLMFIPDLDQAITHRDVFTYFSNFGDLERVSVRNGTGNINYAMVLFGRTSYMERAIESSPHLIKGQLLNCRKAKEKSTINGSRQNSGTLNKPKATISQPLKAPVGQAEKELEENCKPPTNRSLLLQKLVEPTAYNPFTPRKSDRNYAYALTKDNGISRWSFNLLEFEPSSDEVRALEKGLSSSAKLLLSIRKKVDAVPYKSADPPAPKVPQTPSKSVPKVTFKISPPPPASSPVLPTLEPQTSSDKAVQKVIFKISPPDSSPVLPSLPSLLPITPLVPEPKPVLRKVSKSDLRYAVLSSLGQNYVHHCYTNVEAYRKTKNYVDLQLSEMQVRPSISKFVDQMYAQKK